Below is a window of Bordetella genomosp. 9 DNA.
TGCCACCGCGACGCTTTGCGCATGCATGGGGATCACCGCGACATCGGCCATGGCCAGCTGCGTGGCTTTTCGTTCCAGCGCCAGGCGCTTGTCGCGGTCCACCGTGACGCGGGCCTCGTCGATCAGCTTGTCCACCTCGGGATTGGCGTAATGGGTCAGGTTCCAGGTGCCCAGCTTCCTGGCCGCATCGTAGCTATGGATGCAGTTCTGCAGCAGATCGATGGCTTCGCCGCTGCCGGCGCTGCTCCAGCTGAGCATGGCCACGCTGCCGCGGGGACCGTCGTGCTTGGTCATCTGGGCCCAGAACACCGCGGGGGGCGCCAGCGCGACATTGGTCTTGATGTTGATGCGCCCGAACATCTGGCCCAGGGTCTGGCAGATGCGCGCATCGTTCACCAGGCGGCCGTTGGTGCAGCGAAGAGTCAGGTTGAAGCCCTCTTCCCAGCCGGCCTCTTTCATCAGCCGCTTGGCCTCGGCCAGGTCATAGCGGGCGGCCGGAATGTCGTCCGAATAGCCGCCAACGCCCTTGGTCACCAGTTGGTTCGATGGGAATGACAGGCCGTTCATGATCCGGTCGCGAATGGCGTCGCGATTGATGGCCAGCGACATGGCCTTGCGCACGCGTACGTCCTTGAAGGGATTCTTGGCCAAGGGCTTGCCATCGTTGCCGGTGACGTCCGGCGTGACGTCACGCTCGGAATCGACGGCCAGGAACACCACGCGATCAGCGGGACCGACGTGCATGGCGAAGCGGCCGTCTTTCTTGATGCGCTCGACGTCGCCCGTGGGTATTCCGTCGGCCACATCGACGTCGCCGGCAAGCAACGCCGCGACGCGGGCGGCATCGTCGGTGATGAAGCGGA
It encodes the following:
- a CDS encoding ABC transporter substrate-binding protein, which encodes MVRKSALGSLALALALGMGAANGADLKIASRNEVVMDPHYAWSASNLQFYWQYLGFLVKQGPHNEALPGLAASFAPVSDTVWEFKLRPGLHFDDGKPVTAADVIASYKRARTLPNAIGSYAGLFSGVTEMKAPDDLTVQLVTEKPYPTLPVAMTQIAVLPKAVAESATQADFISGKADIGAAQYKFASYKPGESLVVTRNDQYYGTKARWDKVTFRFITDDAARVAALLAGDVDVADGIPTGDVERIKKDGRFAMHVGPADRVVFLAVDSERDVTPDVTGNDGKPLAKNPFKDVRVRKAMSLAINRDAIRDRIMNGLSFPSNQLVTKGVGGYSDDIPAARYDLAEAKRLMKEAGWEEGFNLTLRCTNGRLVNDARICQTLGQMFGRINIKTNVALAPPAVFWAQMTKHDGPRGSVAMLSWSSAGSGEAIDLLQNCIHSYDAARKLGTWNLTHYANPEVDKLIDEARVTVDRDKRLALERKATQLAMADVAVIPMHAQSVAVATRKDMDFTPYFNESTIADTVRPAGK